The following coding sequences are from one Delphinus delphis chromosome 19, mDelDel1.2, whole genome shotgun sequence window:
- the DDX52 gene encoding probable ATP-dependent RNA helicase DDX52, translated as MDAHDLFRRLGAGAKFDVRRFSADAARFKIGKRKYDFDSSEVLQGLDFFGNKKSVPGESESSRTHQELQDEEKNEESLTERKREQNKKKRKKMTSEITSQEVSTIQWISSVEAKIEDKKVKRENKLTSGKLEQLRKEKINFFRNKHKIHVQGTDLPDPIATFQQLDQEFKINSRLLQNILDAGFQIPTPIQMQAIPVMLHGRELLASAPTGSGKTLAFSIPILMHLKQPTNKGFRALIISPTRELASQIHRELVKISEGTGFRIHMIHKAAVAAKKFGPKSSKKFDILVTTPNRLIYLLKQDPPGIDLTSVEWLVVDESDKLFEDGKTGFRDQLASIFLACTSHKVKRAMFSATFAYDVEQWCRLNLDNIITVSIGARNSAVETVEQELLFVGSETGKLLAMRELVKKGFNPPVLVFVQSIERAKELFHELIYEGINVDVIHADRTQQQRDNTVHSFRAGKIWVLICTALLARGIDFKGVNLVINYDFPTSSVEYIHRIGRTGRAGHKGKAVTFFTEDDKPLLRSVANVIQQAGCPVPEYIKGFQKLLSKQKKKMIKKPLERESISTTPKYFLEKAKDKRKKVTGQNSKKKVTPEDKS; from the exons ataggaaaaaggaaatatgaCTTTGATTCTTCGGAGGTGCTACAGGGACTGGACTTTTTTGGAAACAAGAAGTCTGTCCCAGGTGAGAGTGAATCATCAAGAACTCATCAGGAACtacaagatgaagagaaaaatgaagagagcctaactgaaaggaagagggagcagaacaagaaaaagaggaagaagatgacTTCAG aaaTTACGTCTCAAGAAGTTTCTACTATACAGTGGATATCATCTGTGGAAGCAAAGATTGAagataaaaaagttaaaagagaaaataaactaacTTCAGGAAAGTTGGAGcagctcagaaaagaaaag aTAAACTTCTTCCggaataaacataaaattcatgTCCAAGGAACTGATCTTCCTGACCCAATTGCTACATTTCAGCAACTTgaccaggaatttaaaatcaattctCGACTGCTTCAGAACATTCTAGATGCAGGCTTCCAGATACCTACGCCAATCCAAATGCAAGCCATTCCAGTTATGCTGCAT GGTCGAGAACTTCTGGCTTCTGCTCCTACTGGATCTGGAAAGACTTTGGCTTTTAGCATTCCTATTTTAATGCACCTGAAACAACCCACAAACAAAGGCTTCAGAGCCCTGATTATATCACCAACACGAGAACTTGCCAGCCAG attcACCGAGAGTTAGTAAAAATATCTGAGGGAACAGGATTCAGGATACACATGATCCACAAAGCAGCAGTTGCAGCCAAGAAATTTGGACCTAAATCATCTAAGAAGTTTG ATATTCTTGTGACTACTCCAAATCGACTAATCTATTTATTAAAGCAAGATCCTCCGGGAATAGACTTAACAAG TGTTGAATGGCTGGTAGTAGATGAATCAGATAAACTGTTTGAAGATGGCAAAACTGGGTTCAGAGACCAGCTGGCTTCCATTTTCTTGGCCTGCACATCCCACAAGGTCAAAAGAGCTATGTTCAGTGCAACTTTTGCCTATGATGTTGAGCAGTGGTGCAGACTCAACTTGGATAATATCATTACTGTTTCCATTGGAGCAAG GAATTCTGCAGTAGAGACCGTAGAACAAGAGCTTCTCTTCGTTGGGTCTGAGACTGGAAAACTTCTGGCCATGAGAGAACTTGTTAAAAAG GGTTTCAATCCacctgttcttgtttttgttcagTCCATTGAAAGGGCTAAAGAACTTTTTCATGAGCTCATATATGAAGGTATTAATGTGGATGTTATTCATGCAGACAGAACTCAGCAACAG AGAGATAACACAGTCCATAGCTTCAGAGCAGGAAAAATCTGGGTTCTTATTTGTACAGCCTTGCTAGCCAGAGGGATCGATTTTAAAGGTGTGAACCTGGTCATCAACTATGACTTTCCAACCAGCTCAGTGGAATATATCCACAGGATAG GTCGAACTGGAAGAGCCGGGCATAAAGGAAAAGCTGTTACGTTTTTCACTGAAGATGATAAACCATTATTAAGAAG TGTTGCCAATGTTATCCAGCAGGCCGGATGTCCTGTCCCAGAATACATAAAAGGTTTCCAGAAACTACTAAG taaacaaaagaaaaagatgattaaGAAGCCTTTGGAAAGGGAGAGCATTAGTACAACtccaaaatatttcttagaaaaagCTAAGGATAAACG GAAAAAGGTCACTGGTCAGAACAGCAAGAAGAAAGTAACTCCTGAGgacaaaagttaa